Genomic window (Pseudomonas sp. MM211):
ATTCAGGGAGAACCCGGATGGCTGGCTGGCAAAGTCCGGGATCGCGACCACCGCGAGCCATCGTGCAAGCGCATCGAGCCTCCTGGGCAACCAGCCGGCATCGACCATCCAGGCCACCGCACGCTCGGTCGTTGAGGTAACCGGCCATGCTGATTACCTGCAGGCAGTCAGGGAAATATTCGAAGGATCGACACCCGTGCACCTGATCGCCGGAGAGCGCTCGAAAGAAGGTTGGAACCTCCCACCGTGGGCGCTGGAAAAGGCCGCCAGCGTTACCTGCCTGCCCGGTGGGCACCTGATGATGCTGGAAGACCCGGAGCAGTTCGTGAGCGCCCTCACAAGCCTCTGAAACCAGGCCTTCGACCGATACAGATAAGAGCCGTCAGCTCTGCTCAGCGATCAGCCAGTCGAGGCGCCAGCTGCCTTTGCTTTGTGCCAGGCGTTCGGCCAGCCAGGGCAACAGCTCGCGTAATTCCTCTTCCAGTCCCCATGGCGGGTTACTGATCAGCAGGCCAGATCCGTTCAGGCGCTGAGCCTCGTCAGCGGGGTGCACGAACAGTTCGGCACGCAGCAGTTTCGGCGCCGCGCTCTTTTCCATGTCGCGGTAGAAACGCTTGAGCTGACGCTCGTCCTTGATCGGGTACCAGATCGCTACGATGGTCTGGCGCATGCGCCCGATCGCCTCGTTGAGCGAGGTGACGCAGCGCTCCAGTTCATCGGCCTTTTCGAACGGCGGGTCGATCAGCATTACCGCGCGTTTCTCACGCGTCGGCAGCAGGGCACGGGGCAGATGCCAGCCCTCGCCCAGGTGCACGGCCACACGCCGATCACCGGCCATGTTTTCCTTGAGCAACTGCCCGTCTTCCGGGTGCTTCTCGTTGAGGTGCAGGCGATCCTGCTCGCGGGTGTGCAGACGCGCCAACTCGGGCGAGCCCGGATAATGGCGCAGCACGCCATCGGGGTTCATCGCACGAATCACTTCCAGATAATCGAGTAACGGTTCCGGTGCATCCGTGGCGTCCCACAGACGACCGATCCCCTCGCGCCACTCACCGGTGCGGCTGGCCTGGTCGCCGGTCAGGTCGTACAGGCCAACGCCGGCATGGCTATCGAGATAGGCATAGGGGGCCTCCTTACGCGCCAACAAGGCGAATAGGCGGCACAGCACCAGGTGTTTCAAGACATCGGCGTGGTTGCCGGCATGGAAGGCGTGGCGGTAATTCATCATCGGCTCCTGAGCAGGAGGCGAATTGTAGCCGTCCTGCGCGCGTGCTGCAGCGCCTGCATCGGATTGGCCCTGGCCGTGTCCGGCTTGTTCCCCGCCATCACGGCGGTCGATGATGCTGGCGGGCCGCGCGCAGCTCCCTAGACTGGCCTCATTCAACCGGAGAGCCATCATGCCCGAGACCTTGCTCAGCGCCCGCAACCTAGCGTTCGAACTCTATGAAGTGCTGAATGCCGAAGCGCTCACCAGCCGCCAGCGGTTCAGCGAGCACAGCCGGGAAACTTTCGAGGCGG
Coding sequences:
- a CDS encoding 23S rRNA (adenine(2030)-N(6))-methyltransferase RlmJ, with protein sequence MNYRHAFHAGNHADVLKHLVLCRLFALLARKEAPYAYLDSHAGVGLYDLTGDQASRTGEWREGIGRLWDATDAPEPLLDYLEVIRAMNPDGVLRHYPGSPELARLHTREQDRLHLNEKHPEDGQLLKENMAGDRRVAVHLGEGWHLPRALLPTREKRAVMLIDPPFEKADELERCVTSLNEAIGRMRQTIVAIWYPIKDERQLKRFYRDMEKSAAPKLLRAELFVHPADEAQRLNGSGLLISNPPWGLEEELRELLPWLAERLAQSKGSWRLDWLIAEQS